In Megalops cyprinoides isolate fMegCyp1 chromosome 8, fMegCyp1.pri, whole genome shotgun sequence, the genomic stretch GACAATCTCTATGCATCTACAGTGAAAATCCTGGGCTCAGAGGGATCTGGGGAGAGTTGGGCAGCCAGGCTGGGGGAAGGAAAATCAGGAGCATTAGTCTACCTTTATACTGTAGAACCTTTCAATAAAGTTTAATCTTATACCTACTGTGCTTATTTGGTCTGTGGCTATCTGGTAGGCTGGAAGGATAGTCCATCAGTGGGAATTAAGTGGCTGTAGGGCAGCACAAATGTTTCAATAACTTTCATTACAGGAATCTTTTCAGTATTTCCTGACCATTTCATAGAAGCAATATTTAGGATCCTTGTGTTAAATCTATAAATTACATACGAAAGATGACTCATTCATATAAATTTCATTCATATAGGTATAAGTTTAAAGCAAATTTATGGTATTAAATGGAATGTGTAGAAGTGAAAATGTGGAGAGTTTGCCATATAAATGAggattttatattgtatttcacACAGATCATATGTAGAAAATATGCTTCTCATGGAAAGTGATATAAAGGTTATATAAATCTTCATGAAACAAGTGGGAATACTCAATTACTTTACCCATTGTCTTTAAGTTTCAAGGTCTTTCtctggttatttatttttgtctgaagGTATGTGCCTTTCATCTCTCCTTACTCAGTATTATATATCTTCCAATATATTTCCTTAGTCTGTTATCTGAAACCGAACCTGTCGGATAAACAGATTATGTTGGTCTCCATAGGCAGGGTTTTCTACAAAGAAAATTAAAGTAATAAACTATATTCTGTTTTgctcattttcccctttttctttccaaacaaattaaatgacatcacaatagcATGCAAAATTTGCATTGTGTGAGCAGAATACAATGCAGTGTagacaaaaacagaatattcaCACAATACTGCAATTATAATTTCTGGTTTTAGGTGTTGACATTGAGATCAAAAATGTCAATTTGTGTAATCATTTTCACAATACAGCGATAAGGCAACTATCATGAGACATAGTATATACAATGTtcatatgttttaaattcatACTGCGGCAGAACAGCTTTAGCTCAGAcaacatatgaaaaaatatgttttgctaAAATTCACAACTATTTCAATGCTGTAGTGACAAAAATGAAGACTTTCTCTGAGTATGTTATTTGAATGATGGCTTAATACTTCCTGGTGTTCCAGCCAATGCCTGTTAAGGGCATGTCCTGTTTAGCTACAGCaatatgtaaaaacatttctctgaagCATAGATAATTTTATTGCAGCAATGATATAATTTGTATAAGATAACAAATCAAGACAGAGAGTTCATACCACAACAGACTAAATTCTGTACACATACAGCTACATATAAAGAACTATAATATTAGAgtgctgctaaaaaaaaaaatctgaataccACTGGTTagtgctgtcattttcaatattgcTGCAAACCTCAGTGTTGTTCTGTACTGTGCTAACAATGCTAAGTTGAAAAAAGCTTGAATGGCTGTGTGATGGGATAATAATGTGGAAATTTCCAAAACAGCcagacaaaaatgcacaattccATTTTATTGCTCCCCAGACAGGTGCAGGTGTAGGTGAGGTCTATTTACAGTGCAGgtagagaaaaaataaacactaacaaaaacaagacaactatagaaaatgaacaaaaaaataaaggtatATACAAGGACTCAGTTACTGCTGCATAACAACTAGACTTCAACTGGTCTGCTCTCCTGTCaaagaatgaaatgtaatttaaatgaaacaaaactttAATCAGCTCTGCTTTAAGCACatcacacactgtacagtgcAAGAGAACACTTGAATCACATAAAGCCTCATTACAGCCTTCATGCTTTGGTGCACAGAGTCTGTCATGAAAGGAAGATCTGTGACAATATAAACATTTAGATACTATCAGTGTCAATTAATAAAGCAACACATAAAAAGTGCAGTACTCTGCTGGAGCTACAGCATATTTCACAATTTAACCATACAATTACACTGCGTCTGTGTGTAATGTTGTACACGGTCTTTTCTTTGTACCACTGAAACTCTCCATACATTACATTCCTTAAATGTCCTTGGGTTCCACGTTGTCATGAGAAGCAATACAGCTGTTTACATTGAGACCTTGAGTGTGGGAACACAGAGTAAACGAAGGACCAGAGCCTTCAGTGTGGAACATGTCCTGACATCTATTTGAAATTGGTAACTgttatgaaagaaataaatatttgctaATAACACGTGGAAATCAGCATGCAAGAAATACAGTTTAGGTGTATACCAAAGTATATTATACATGTTGAAATTACTGGAAGTTATACTTTAGTCAGCCTACGTATATATCCCATGAGACCAGGTAGACTTTAGTATACATTTGCATATCCCAGCATTGCAATGACTGAACAAACTAGCAAATACCAAAGTGATGTTAACTTATGTGCTTTGTTGTTTGTAACATGTTTTGgtgtataattaaaaatatcttggatatgatattttattgtgctttttcaaaaggaaaggTAGTGAATGTTTAAAAGGGAAGTGTGTGGAAGAAATACACCCAATGAACATTCGCTCTTTgcacacaatatttcattgtgCAGCTTACTTATAAATACTTGTATATAGGCATGTTTGTGTAGGATACATGTGTAAcaaatagagagacagagagagagagggactatTGTGATAACAATGTCAAAATTCTGagttacatatttcaaaattatCAAATATTTAAGGAGATGTTCAAAATAATGTGCTGTGTTCCTCATGATTTCAGTGATCATACTGGTAATGTTGAAGTTAATGTGAATGCTGAGTTATGCTTGCCTTGTGTTCTGATGATTAACACAACAATAATTTTGAAATCCTACCATATTTATCTTGTgatcatttgaagaaaaaagttgAGAAATGAGTCAATGTAATAAGATTGGTTTGCAAAAAGTGTATATCACCAGCTTAACCACTGTATTTGTTATCCTTTAAAATAGAAGCTGATATGGTCACATGGTCACTCCTTACGTGTACTGTATTTGTTGAAACTGGACAATCAGATTTTCCTGTACATGGAAGtcaatataaaacatttctggATTGCAATTTTTCTTGTGTAAATCAAAGACGAAATgtttgacattaaaatgtactaacaaaatatgattttttcaATAATTGTGCAACACCTGTTTCCATGACATATGAGTTAAAAGTATGCCCATGATaaggtgagaggaaaaaaacggTTGCGTTCAACACGTGCAGTTAAGTTCTCTTGTGAAACATGTGAAAATAAGCATGTTATCATTTCTCTGACAGCTGTATTGCAAACAGATTTGATAAGATATTCTAATTCTAGACTTCAGTCTGACTATAAATGCCTGCAGTGTCATTAATTCCAGCAAACTGAAAACATGGCCTTCCTTTGGATTCTCTCTTGTCTTGCCTTTGTTGGTGCCACCTATGGTAAGAGTGGATTCCTTCATTGTCTTTTGTTGGTTATGAATTGCTTTCcatatattttttcctcagataTTTGTTTCAAAACTTTGTTGTGTTTGCAACCCAAAAAGGTGACAAATTCACATATCTTTATCTTACTGAAAGGGACATGCTAAAACAGGCAGGGAATTTTGCTAGGTATTCTAATAGAATTCGCTGAATCCAATGTTAAACATTGTGTCACATTTGCATGGAAATTTTGAAACTTGTCAATCACAGGCTTTAAATGCTTGTTTTTCaagcaaattatatttttaaaattaagatattattattttatattattaatttatattttaatttttaatttatattaatacttattatattacaataaattCCAATATTAACTGTTAAATTAAATGAGATTCTAAAAGTGCTCCTTTGAACACTACTAAAATAATGCCACACCATATATAGCATACATTACATGcacttgcacgcacacacacacacatgtatatgcacagaaagagatagatagatggatggaaagagagggagattgaTAGATCAGTAGAACAGGCTTAATGGCATGTTGAAAAAGCTGCCTACCTTTTATGTAGCTGAATAGGTTAGGTTCACATGGAAGGAATGAAAACCTATACTGCTTTGAGTGGTTCCCAAATTGATTCAACATTCTTGAATTGAAAGAGCTTATGAATTTAAAGGATGGATTTTGTCTGTGTAggttataattattttttgcattgtccATTAGCAGATGATAAATAATTATTTGCCAATCTTGTCTATCTGCATTTGTGGTATCAAGAGTTTGTTCAAAAATGGACAAGCCATTAACTGCGCAATGCATTGAGGTAACAATTGGCACcatgctagaaaaaaaaaacagaactttgTTGCCAAGCAACTACAACACAATTAATATGCGTAGTATGACTGAAAGAAGGGCAGCTAACGTTGTGTGCTAACATTAGAATGCCACAAAAGTGGGGAGGCCCTGAGTCATGCAAGAATGGACATTATGTGCTTTGTACACAATGTTCTGGATGGTCGGTGTCAGATCATTTCACAAACATCTCCATAGACCGTATGTatcattcacaaatgaaaatgacattgagtctcatttaaaaaaaaataataagggATTAAGCTCTGACACACAATTGTTTACACATTTTGGTGCATTTCAAAAAAGATGTTGCCCAATGGGACCATAGAGTATAGAATCTTTACAAGAATGAGTAAGACCTACTCTGACTTCTGACCTCTCTGTACTAGGCTGTGGTGTTCCAGCCATCTCCCCAGTCATTACTGGTTATGCCAGGATTGTCAATGGTGAGGAGGCTGTTCCCCACTCCTGGCCTTGGCAGGTGTCTCTGCAGGTGAGATTGTATTACAATATGATTGTTACACCCCTAAATGTATCTTAAAATAATATCTGGTCAACAAGCAGAACAAATTTCAATTGGTTTAAGTAGTAACCAAGATGACACACCTCTGGCTCTGCATTGCTTAATCAAAAGATCCACCATGGGTCTTTCCCTAATTCAACCGTTTAGTGTCCAAATGTAGTCCAAAAGTACTTACTTGTCTCAAACATGAACCTCTTGTCGTGGTTTTCCTATTCTAACTACATAAGGCATCATtgagaagaagaaaatgtaTGACAGCAGTAGTTTGTGAGATGTCGTTTTAAAGAATCACTGGGTGTGTTTCAGGATTACACCGGCTTCCACTTCTGTGGTGGCTCTCTGATCAGTGAGTACTGGGTTGTGACTGCAGCTCATTGTGGCGTGAGGTGAGTCTATATCTCAGCACAAAGTTTTTAATCAACTAATAGGTTGtattaaatttgaaaaaggCTCTTTGTCAAAACTGTTccctgtacaaaaataaataaataattcatatctTTTGTTATGAATTCATatctattgttgttgttattatattattgttattactctTTCTCAGCCACTCTGCTCTGACAGTCAAAGATACTGTGTcttttttatatgaaattaaCCATCAATAAAATGTAGCATGGCATGCAATGATCCAGGGAAACAATTTGCACTGGCATTCCTGGGTtgtgataaaaatgacaaaataacttCTGAGAAGCATCTTGATGTTAGTGATATAGATCTGATATGTCTTCAATTTTCAATGCTTTCTGGGAATttcaatatataaaatgatCACCAGACAGGAAATTTATTACTGTGATAAAAGGCTTCCATTTccattactattatttttattattatatgttgatatataaaagaaaacaaaaaagttatgAGGACATTTCTCTTTACTCATGAGGCAGTTCCTAAATTAAATATATCAGGCTTACACAAACATCAACTGTTATCTTTCATTGTTATATAAGCCTACAGTACGTAAACTCAgtaatatgtattttgtgtgttcCAGAACCTCTCATCGTGTCATCCTTGGAGAGCATGATCGCTCCTCCAATGAGGAGGACACCCAGACCATGAGAATCAGCCAGGTAAGATAAGATACAACTTTTTTGTGAAAGTATGCTTTTTGGTTCAATCCAGATAATGTTTGGCTAATTTAGTTCAACTATcaaaagacaaaatacaatCTCAAAGTAACTTAAAGAGGTTAAATATAACACTTCCGTCTATCTTCCAGGTCTTCAAGCACCCCCGCTATAACGGTTTCACCATCAACAATGACATCACCCTGATCAAGCTGGCCTCTCCTGCTCAGATGAGCCCCCgtgtgtcccctgtgtgtgtggctgagacCGGAGACAACTTCCCCGGTGGCATGAAATGTGTCACCTCTGGCTGGGGCCTGACCAAGCACAATGGTAACCACTTTACCTGCAGCtatgaagcaaaaaaacaacatttaaaactgGACACAATAGAGCATTGACTAACTGATTCCACATTGAGTTCATGTTCATAATCCAAGCACTTTTATCTTAGGACACATACACAGTTCAGTAGAATCTCATTTAGCACAGAAGAATCTGAAAGCTGCTTTTCCTCTTGTTTCAGCTCCTGACACCCCCGCCCTCCTGCAGCAGGCTGCCCTTCCCCTCCTGGACAACACTGAGTGCAAGCGTTACTGGGGCAACAAGATCACCGATCTCATGATCTGCGCTGGAGCCTCCGGAGCCTCCTCCTGCATGGTAAAGCTCCCAATGCTCGGCCAATCACATCCATGCGTACAAACTGAGTATTTCTAGGGTCTGATTCATGTGTTTCAACAAAGAGTGACACAAGAAACATATTGCTCATAGGTCACTTGAAACAAATCTTACTCCTAGGAAGCAGACAGTAATTGAGGTAGTAGGAAGGACGGAAGTTGAGGAAGTAGGTGGTATTCAAAGACAAGGTTAACTTGAATGGGTTCTGCATATCTTAAAAGACTGCAATTATGCTGTTTTCCAAGCAGTCGAATAAGATGGTTATGTGCCTATCTGAGATGAAGGACACTGTGGCCATCTAGGAAgagctgtctttctctctgtataaTTTAGGTGAACTGGATTTTGTTTGTAGACAGGGCTGACCTGTCTGTTAACCTGTGTCTTTCAGGGTGACTCTGGTGGCCCCCTGGTCTGTGAGAAGGCTGGTGCCTGGACCCTGGTCGGTATTGTGTCTTGGGGCAGTGGCACTTGCTCTCCCAACATGCCAGGTGTTTACGCCCGCGTCACAGAGCTCCGTGCTTGGATGGACCAGATCATTGCTGCCAACTGAAGCTGTCACCATTAACTGAAGCAAATAACCATTAATTTCATCAATAAAGAGAGGCTAATATAAAAAGAATgctttgtcttttctctctttcaatcAAAAGCACAGGGCTGATTAAATCAAGGCTCATTACTCTTTGTGggtttgaattaaaaaaagagaatttctaaaaatttctaaaaaaagaGCTCTTCTCAGTTGATTACAACatccaaacaaactgacataaAATTTTCCCAGCACCCACTGTCCAAGGAACACTAATTAAATAATTTCTAAACTCATTTAACATGTGTCTTTTTTAACAGTAAATATCTCCTACCCAGCTGTGTAACTCCAATACAcatctgtaaaaacaaagacattttggttGATTGGTGAGAACAATTTTGATTTTACCACAGGTACAACATAGAATGTAAATCTTTGTCCTTTTGTTATTTGGCCATTTCAGATGAGCTTTCAAGCTGTTAACAGTGGTCTACTagaaaaatcagaaatattGATAATATGAGTATTTCTACATCAAATCACACCTTCATGACAAAAACTGTATAATGACCATAATATGCGTAATGAAATTATCAACACGACTGGATCAGTACATTCTCACATTCTCTTTCCATTCTCTTTCACTTGCTGTGAAAGTTTTGTATCACTTAAATGTCCCAACAGGAACTTGACATTCGCTCAAGTTAACATGGATGTGGACATATTTTAAAGGATCAATATTATCTGAGCTGGTTTAATCTCAGTCACACTATCactggtatttttttatttacaaagttGTAGGTACACTTCCATCTTTCCTCTGTAGGCAACTATCTTGAATAGTAACAGTTACAATCTGCATTCTAATTCAGTTATATGCTTTAAAACACTCCTTCCCTGCTCAGAACTGGGAAAGGTCACACTTTGGACCAAAAACATGTTGCAGAAACAGTTGAATATGAATACccttgtttctgtttctgagttTAAAAGTATGATCCACAATACTGTAACCAGGAATGCTCCTGTTTCTGGTTCCACCCTGATTCTCATGTTCACCACATAGTGTATTTTAATGTGAGCAGTGTTTGAAACTGtatattgtaaatgtttgaTACTGCCTCTTAGGCAGGACACCCTCATAAAAGATAAGAGTGTATATCTCGATGGGACttttcctggtaaaataaaagataacTAAATATGAGGGATATGGTTAGCAAGCTATTGTCTCTAGTTGGTTGAATAGAGGacagcaaaacaatcaaaaacagattttcttcTTTTGATACAAAGTatttcattgaaataaaaatcagaactgaaatgaaagaaaacaaatgatcattcaaaacatatttgtgATTTAAAGCCATTTAACAATTTGTGGTATGTTTGTTTCTTATGGATTTTTACTACTTCTAAGTTGAACAGTAGCACTGTCATATTCATTCAGTAGAGTTCTGCAAGAGGAGTGGATCAGGGAGATGGCTGAAATGTGATTGGAGATGTTTAACCCTACCTAAACAAATATCCACAGATCTACAGCTGCTGCTTTATAGGAAGTTAGCATATTGATTTACTATGTTTATAGAATTTCTGACCTACCATGAGGACCACTTGACTACAGGGGACCTACTGGGGTTGCTTTCTGTACTTCTCGCTTCTCTAAGGGCCTCTGacctgtaaatgtaatgtaacattaaatgaatgtgaCATTAAACTGATAAACACATATTAATTTTGCTCCACTTTATTATGaacccacaaaaacacaacaagatAACAGACTACATGTAGCAGAACTAAAGCtaaatataagtatatatttatatatatgacTCAACCGATGAATTTCTTAACCAATAAA encodes the following:
- the LOC118781889 gene encoding chymotrypsin A-like, with product MAFLWILSCLAFVGATYGCGVPAISPVITGYARIVNGEEAVPHSWPWQVSLQDYTGFHFCGGSLISEYWVVTAAHCGVRTSHRVILGEHDRSSNEEDTQTMRISQVFKHPRYNGFTINNDITLIKLASPAQMSPRVSPVCVAETGDNFPGGMKCVTSGWGLTKHNAPDTPALLQQAALPLLDNTECKRYWGNKITDLMICAGASGASSCMGDSGGPLVCEKAGAWTLVGIVSWGSGTCSPNMPGVYARVTELRAWMDQIIAAN